The stretch of DNA TGGTCACCTCCATCGACCCGGAGATCCTGGTGCTCGACGAGGGCATCGGCGCGGTCGACGCGGACTTCCTGGAGAAGGTGCGGGACCGGTTGAAGGAACTGGTGAAGCGCTCCGGCATCCTGATCTTCGCATCGCACTCGGACGAGTTCCTGATGGAGCTGTGCGACACCGGCCTGTGGATGGACAAGGGCTCCATCCGCGAGCACGGTTCGCTGCGCAGCGTCCTGACCGCCTACAAGGGCAAGGACCCGTACGAGAACCTCAGTCCGGACGCGCTGGCGAAGATCACCTCCGCCGCCGGCGCCACCATCGGGAGCGAAGAAGGCTCATGAGCACCGACTCCGCCGAGCGGTCCGCCCTGCCCGCGGACTCCGTGGTCGCGGTGATCGTCACCAGGAACCGCCGCGAGCTGCTGGCGGAATCCCTCAAGGTGATCGCCACCCAGACCCGGGTGCCGGACCACCTCGTGGTGGTCGACAACGGCCCGGACCAGCCCGCGCGGCCGGTCGTCGAGGAGTGCCCGATCCCTTCGACGTACCTGCCGTCGCACCGCAACCTCGGCGGCGCGGGCGGTTTCGCGCTGGGCATGCTGCACGCGCTGGCGCTCGGCGCGGAATGGGTGTGGCTCGGCGACGACGACGGCAGGCCCGCCGACGACCACGCGTTGCGGACGCTGCTGGACGTGGCCGTGGAGCGGAAGCTGGCCGCGGTCTCGCCGGTGGTGGTGAACATCGACCGGCCGGACAAGCTGGCGTTCCCGCTGCGCCGCGGGCTGACCTGGAAGCGGCACCCGGAGGAGCTGGCCGACTCGGACGGGGACTTCCTGCCGGGCATCGCGTCGTTCTTCAACGGGGCGCTGTTCCGCGCGACCGCGCTGGACGTGGTCGGCGTGCCGGACTACCGGTTGTTCTTCCGCGGCGACGAGGTGGAGCTGCACCGCCGCGTGGTGCGTTCCGGGCTGCCGTTCGGGACCTCGCTCAAGACGCGGTTCGTGCACCCGGACGGCTCGGACGAGTTCAAACCGATGCTCGGCGGCCGGTTCCACGCGCAGGACCCGCCGGACGCGAACAAGCGCTACTACACCTACCGCAACCGGGGCTACCTGCTCTCCCAGCCGGGGATGCGCAAGATCGGGGCGCTGGAAGTGCTGCGCTTCGGCCTGTACTTCATCGGGCACCGCCGCGACCCGAAGGCGTTCCTGGAGTGGCTGCGCCTGGTCCGGCAGGGGCAGCGGGAGCACTTCTACCGGCGCTGAGCACCTCCGCACCGTTCCTTTCGTCCGCCGCGGGCCGATGCCGCGGCGGACGAACTCGTTTCGGACCGGCCACGAGCGCGGCCTCGCACCTGCCGTCGCAGTCGAGTCACCGGAGTGTCACAGGATGCTGAGAGCCGCCTGAGAGTCACTCGATCGAGCCTGCTCATAGCGTCGGCAATGATCTCGTTGCGGTACCTCACGAACGCGCCGAAGGCCCCCGGACCAGCGACTACTATTGTGCTGGCGTGCTTAACGGGCAGCAGGAAGACAGTCGCAAGGACGATCGGGACGAGTCGTCCGCTCCTCCGGCGGTGGAAGACCCGGCGAGCCCGGCCGCGGGCAGGCGCGAGCCCTCCGCGAAGCGGTTGACGCTGTTCGCCTCCGTGCTCGGGCTGCTGGGCGCGGTGCTGGCGATCGTCGTGCCCTTCCTGCCGGTGAACCACGAGATCAACACGTTGCGCTGGCCGACGGCGCAGGGCACCAAGTCCGTCTCCGCGCCGCTGGTGAGCTTCTCCCCGGCGTGGATGGACGCCAACGTGCCCTGCGAGTCGATGCGCAGCCTCGACGCGCGCACCCCCGGGGTGGCGAACGTGCTGAGCACGAACCCGCCGAACTCCGAGTACGGCAACCTCACCGGCCTGACGCTGCAGGTGAACAACGGTCAGCTGGTGGTGCTGGCCAAGGGCCAGCAGGTCAGTTCGACGCAGTTGCCGCCGGGCGGCTGCTCGATCTCGGTGCACTCCGACGCCGTGGGGACCAAGGTCAAGCTCGGCGACGAGTCGCTGATGAACGTGCGCGGCGACCAGCGCCCGCAGCTGACCGGGATCTTCTCCGACCTGGACGCGCAGGCCGACAACATCGACGGCCTGTCCTTCGAGGCACGGGTGGACAACCGGTACGAGAGCAGCGCCACGGTGCTGAAGTACACGGTGATCGGCGCGGCGGTGCTGGCGTTCATCGGCTCGGTGATCTGCCTGCGGCGGCTGGACGTGCGCGCGGGACGCAGGCCGCCGCGACTGGTGCCGCGCGGCTGGTGGAAGCCGACGCTGCGGGACATCGCGGTCATCGGCTCGCTCGTCGTGTGGTGGTTGATCGGGGCGATGACCTCCGACGACGGCTACATCCTCACGATCGCGCGAGCGCGCGAGAGCGCCGGGTACATCAGCAACTACTTCCGATGGTTCGCCGTTCCGGAAGCGCCGTTCGGCTGGTTCTACGAGCTGTATTCGCTGTGGGTGCAGGTGTCCACGGCGACGCCCTGGGTGCGACTGCCCGCGCTGCTGATGGGCTCGATGAGCTGGCTGCTGATCAGCCGCGAAGTGCTGCCCAGGCTGGGTCAGCAGGTGCGGCGCAGCAACGCCGCCGGGTGGGCCGCGGCCGCGGTGTTCCTCGCGTTCTGGCTGCCCTACAACAACGGGCTGCGCCCCGAGCCGGTCGTGGTGCTGTTCTCGCTGCTGGCGCTGTGCGCCGTCGAGCGAGCGGTGGCCACCGGCAGGTTGATGCCCGCCGCGCTCGGGCTGGTGGTCGCAGCGTTGTCGGTCGGTGCGAACCCGCACGGCCTGGTCTCGGTGCTGCCCTACATCGCCGCGCTGAAGCCGCTGCTGCGGCTGGTGCGGCTGCGCGCCAAGGACTACGGCTGGGTGGCGATCCTGGCACCGATCGCGGCCTGCGGGTTCATCATCCTGACCGTGGTGTTCGCCGACCAGACCTGGCAGTCGGTCATGGACGCCACCGACCTGCGCACCGAGATCGGTCCGAGCGAGGACTGGTACCAGGAGCTCAACCGCTACAACCTGCTGTTCAGCCCGACCCCGGACGGCTCGCTGGTGCGCCGGTTCCCGGTGCTGCTGGTCATCCTGTGCCTGGTCACCTGCGCGGTGATGCTGCTGCGGCGCGGGCGCATCCGCGGCGCTGCGGTCGGGCCGAGCCGCAGGCTGCTCGCGATCACCGCGCTGTCGTTCGTGGTGCTGGCGCTGACCCCCACCAAGTGGTCGCACCACTTCGGCATGTTCGCCGCGCTGGGCGGGGCGCTCGCGGCGTTGACCGCGTTGGCGACCAGCAGCACGGTGCTGCGGTCGCGGCGCAACCGGGCCGCGTTCTTCTCCGGGTTGATGGTGATCTGCGCGTTCGCCGCCACCGGGCCGAACGCCTACTGGTACGTCTCCGGCTGGGGCGTGCCGTGGTACGACAAGGCGCCCTCGATCCACGGGCACAACGCGAGCACGCTGCTGCTCGGCGTGGCCGCGATCGCCGCGGTGGTCGCGTTCGTCGAGCACCTGCGGCTGGACGAGAAGAACCCGCAGGTCGGCGAGCCACCGAGTTTCGAGCAGCGCAGCCGCGCGCTGCGGCTGGGCACCGCACCGCTGTCGATCATCTGCGCGCTGCTGGTGCTGGCCGAGCTGGCCACCTTCGGCAAGGCGGTGCAGAAGCAGGCGTCCAGCTACAGCATCGGCTTGGACAACGTCCGCCAGCTGACCGGGCAGAGCCGCGGGCTCTCGGACTCGGTGTACGTGGAGACCGATCCGCAGGACGGCATCCTCACCGCCGCCAAGCAGCAGCCCGCCAAGGCCGCGCCCGGCTTCAAGGTGCCGAAGAACAACGAGGACAAGGAGAACGCCGACCAGTACATGCGGCCGACCATGCAGGGCTTCAGCAGGCCCGGTCTGCCCGCAGGCGACGGCTCCGATCCGGAGGAACCGGATTGGCGCCCGCCGCACCAGTTCGGCACCGACCAGGCGCCGGTGTGGGGCAGCTACGACGAGGCCGGTATCGGCTCCGGCGAGCTGCGGACCCAGTGGTACGACCTGCCGGAGCAGGCCGCGAACGGGCAGGCGCCGGTGGTGCTGAGCATGGCCGGTGTGGAGACCGGCGCGAACTCGCTGACGCTGGAGTTCGGCAAGGAGACCCCGCAGGGCTTCGAGGTGCTGCACCGGCAGCCCGTCGGCCAGGAAGGCGGCCCGCAGTGGCGCGACTTCCGCTACAACGTCAGCGGTGACGCGCAGGGCGCCACCAAGATGCGGGTGGTCGGCGTGGACCAGTCGGTTTCGCCGAACGGCTGGCTCGCGGTGAGCGCCCCGCGCGTTCCGCAGCTGTCGAAGATGACCGACGTCGTGGGCCGCTCCCCGAGCTTCGTGGAGTGGACCGCGGCGCTGGTGCACCCGAGCCTGCGGATCGCGGGCATCCACAACGGTGTCGCGGAGATGCCGAAGTTCCGCGTCACGGCCGGGGCCGAGGTGCGCGACATCGGCGCCGGCTGGTCGTCGCCGGACGCAGGCGGCCCGTTCGGCTGGATGAACGTCAGCGCCAGCGTGCGGGAGCTGCCGACCTACATGAACGGCGACGTGAACCGGGACTGGGGCTCGCTCTACGAGGTGGACCCGTACCAGCCGGACGCGCTGCCCGCCGAAGCGGCGATGGACGTGCGCAAGGAGACCCATTGGGGCTTCTGGTCGCCGGGACCGCTGACGCCGACGGTGCAGCTGCCCGGTGACGTGCCGAGTTCGGACGACCGCAACGACGTGAAGAACCTCAGCGGCGACGAGGGAGAGCAGTCGCAGAAGTGATCCGGCGCTGAGCACCGCCGCGGCAGAAGGGCCCGCTCGCATCGTCGAGCGGGCCTTTTCGCGTCCGCTCACGGTGAAATCCGGGCGGTGCGCGTCAGCTCAGGGTGAAAACGCCTGCCGCACCGGGCGCACCGGTGGTGCGCTTGGTCCATGAGCGAAAAACGACCCGCACTAGTGCTGCACCTGGCCGGGGCGCCGCAGCCGTTGCACATCGCGCTGGACCCGGCCGAGGCGGAAACCCTCAACGCGCGGCTGCCCGAGCTGATGGGCTCCGGGGGCACCACGCTGCTGGCCATGGCCGACGGCGGCCGGTTCGCGGTGAACTTCGGGCAGGTGGCGACCGCGCACCTGGAGAACTCCCGCTCGGACACGAACGACTACGGCGCGCCGAGCCGCGGGACCGGGTTCGGCAGCTGAGCGGAGACCGGAGCGCGGGCCGGGCCGATCCGGCGCGGCCCGGACTCGTCGCGCCGCTGCGCGGTCGGCCGGGTGCGCCCGCAGCAGGACCGCCGCAGGTTCGGCGGCACCGGTCAGTCCCGGAAAACGACCCACTTCAGCATCACGAAGTTGATCAGCGTGCCGAAGCCCTGCGCGATCACCCAGAACAACGTGAACTGCCACGCCTGCTGGGCGTCGAACAACACCACCAGCAGCTGGTTCGACCCCATGTTCACGAAGAACGTCACGGTGTAGACGATCGCGAACGCCCCGGCCTTGGCCTTCGAGTTGCCGGTGCTGGCGCCGCTGAAGGTGTACTTCCGGTTGATCAGGTACGAGGTGGTGGTGCCGAGGATGAACGAGATCGACTTGGACAACCACACCGGGAACCCGGCCAGGCCGAGCAGCAGCGAATAGGTGCCGAAGTCGATCAGCGCGCAACCGCCGCCGATCACCACGAACCGCAGGAGCTGCTGGAACAGCCCGAGTTGTGCTGATTCCCCGGATTGTGCTGGTCCGGAGCCCGCTGCGTCCGCCCCGGCGGAGCCATCGCCCTCGGGACGGTCGCCCTTGGGGCCCTCGGTCTCGGTGTCGGCCACGGCCACTGGGTCACCTCAAGAGTCGTCAACGACAGGCCGGGAAGATCGACGACGCACAGGCGCCACTGATCCCCGAAAAGTGTAACGGCGCACCTATTTACGGCACTCGCCGCCCGTGCTTCAGCGGGCGACTACCCGGCAGTACCGGGGGATGCCGCGCGGATAGACTCGGCTGGGTGGGATCGGTACAGCAGCAGCACGCCGACGGCGACTCCGCCGGCGGTCCGGCCGCTGCGCAGGCACGGCGGCTGACCGGCTGGGGCCGCACGGCGCCGAGCACGGCGCGGGTGCTGAGCACACCGGACGTGGACGTGCTCGCCAAGGCGGTCCGCGAAGCCGGTGCGCGCGGCGTCATCGCCCGCGGGCTCGGCCGCAGCTACGGCGACCCGGCGCAGAACGCGGGCGGCACCGTCATCGACATGACCGCGCTGGACCGGGTGCACCAGGTCGACGCCGACGCGGCGACCGTGGTGACCGACGCCGGTGTCTCGCTGGACGCGCTGATGCGCCGCCTGCTGCCGTTCGGCCTGTGGATCCCGGTGCTGCCGGGCACCCGCCAGGTCACCGTCGGCGGCGCGATCGGTGCCGACATCCACGGCAAGAACCACCACTCGCAGGGTTCGTTCGGCAGCCACGTGCTGTCGCTGGACCTGCTCACCGCCGACGGTTCGGTGCGCACGCTGACGCCGCAGGGCGAGGGGTCGGAGCTGTTCTGGGCGACCGTCGGCGGCATGGGGCTGACCGGCATCGTGCTGCGCGCGACGATCCGCCTCAAGCGCGTCGAAACGGCTTACTTCCTGGTCGACAACGTGCGGACGAAGAACCTCGACGAACTGCTCGAGCACTTCACCGACGGCTCCGACGCGAACTACACCTATTCCGTCGCCTGGTTCGACTCGCTGGCGCGCGGCGACGCGATGGGCCGGGCGCTGCTGACCCGCGGCAACTCCGCCAAGGTGGAGGACCTGCCGCGCAAGCTGCGCAAGGACCCGTTGAAGTTCAACGCGCCGCAGTTGATGACCGCTCCGGCGATCTTCCCGAACGGGCTGGTGAACCGCCGCACGATCACCGCCTTCAACGAGGTCTGGTACCGCAAGGCGCCGACGCGGTTCGGCCAGGTCCAGAACATCACCCAGTTCTTCCACCCGCTGGACCTGGTCGGCGAGTGGAACCGGGTGTACGGCTCGAACGGTTTCCTGCAGTACCAGTTCATGGTGCCGTTCGGGCAGGAGGCGGTGTTCCGCCGCTGCGTCGAGAAGATCAGCGCCTCCGGGCACGCATCGTTCCTGAACGTGCTCAAGACGTTCGGCCCGGGCAACCCGGCACCGATGTCGTTCCCCGGTGAAGGCTGGACGCTGACCGTCGACATCCCGGTCACGCCGGGGCTGGACCGGCTCTGCCGCGAGCTCGACGACCTGGTGCTCGCGGCGAGCGGCCGGTTGTACCTGGCCAAGGAGTCGCGGACGACGGCGGAGATGATCGAGCGGATGTACCCGCGCATCCACGAGTGGCGCAAGATCCGCGCCTCGGTCGACCCCGAGGGCGTGTTCCATTCCGACCTGTCCCGGAGGTTGAGCCTGTGACCGCTGCGTTGCAGAACCGCACGCTGATGGGCTGGGCGCGCACCGCGCCGACCCAGGCCCGCGTGCTGAGCACCCGCGATGTCGAGGCGATCGCCCGCGCCGTGCGCGAGAGCGACGAGCGCGGTGTGATCGCCCGCGGCCTGGGCCGCAGCTACGGCGATCCCGCGCAGAACGCGGGCGGCGTCGTCGTCGACATCACCCCGCTGGACCGCATCCACGACATCGACCCCGATTCGGCGCTGGTGGACGTGGACGCGGGCGTGAGCCTGGACCAGCTGATGAAGGCCGCGCTGCCCTACGGCCTGTGGGTTCCGGTGCTGCCGGGCACCCGCCAGGTGACCA from Saccharopolyspora sp. SCSIO 74807 encodes:
- a CDS encoding glycosyltransferase family 2 protein → MSTDSAERSALPADSVVAVIVTRNRRELLAESLKVIATQTRVPDHLVVVDNGPDQPARPVVEECPIPSTYLPSHRNLGGAGGFALGMLHALALGAEWVWLGDDDGRPADDHALRTLLDVAVERKLAAVSPVVVNIDRPDKLAFPLRRGLTWKRHPEELADSDGDFLPGIASFFNGALFRATALDVVGVPDYRLFFRGDEVELHRRVVRSGLPFGTSLKTRFVHPDGSDEFKPMLGGRFHAQDPPDANKRYYTYRNRGYLLSQPGMRKIGALEVLRFGLYFIGHRRDPKAFLEWLRLVRQGQREHFYRR
- a CDS encoding GtrA family protein, whose product is MFQQLLRFVVIGGGCALIDFGTYSLLLGLAGFPVWLSKSISFILGTTTSYLINRKYTFSGASTGNSKAKAGAFAIVYTVTFFVNMGSNQLLVVLFDAQQAWQFTLFWVIAQGFGTLINFVMLKWVVFRD
- a CDS encoding FAD-binding oxidoreductase, translated to MTGWGRTAPSTARVLSTPDVDVLAKAVREAGARGVIARGLGRSYGDPAQNAGGTVIDMTALDRVHQVDADAATVVTDAGVSLDALMRRLLPFGLWIPVLPGTRQVTVGGAIGADIHGKNHHSQGSFGSHVLSLDLLTADGSVRTLTPQGEGSELFWATVGGMGLTGIVLRATIRLKRVETAYFLVDNVRTKNLDELLEHFTDGSDANYTYSVAWFDSLARGDAMGRALLTRGNSAKVEDLPRKLRKDPLKFNAPQLMTAPAIFPNGLVNRRTITAFNEVWYRKAPTRFGQVQNITQFFHPLDLVGEWNRVYGSNGFLQYQFMVPFGQEAVFRRCVEKISASGHASFLNVLKTFGPGNPAPMSFPGEGWTLTVDIPVTPGLDRLCRELDDLVLAASGRLYLAKESRTTAEMIERMYPRIHEWRKIRASVDPEGVFHSDLSRRLSL
- a CDS encoding arabinosyltransferase domain-containing protein; its protein translation is MLNGQQEDSRKDDRDESSAPPAVEDPASPAAGRREPSAKRLTLFASVLGLLGAVLAIVVPFLPVNHEINTLRWPTAQGTKSVSAPLVSFSPAWMDANVPCESMRSLDARTPGVANVLSTNPPNSEYGNLTGLTLQVNNGQLVVLAKGQQVSSTQLPPGGCSISVHSDAVGTKVKLGDESLMNVRGDQRPQLTGIFSDLDAQADNIDGLSFEARVDNRYESSATVLKYTVIGAAVLAFIGSVICLRRLDVRAGRRPPRLVPRGWWKPTLRDIAVIGSLVVWWLIGAMTSDDGYILTIARARESAGYISNYFRWFAVPEAPFGWFYELYSLWVQVSTATPWVRLPALLMGSMSWLLISREVLPRLGQQVRRSNAAGWAAAAVFLAFWLPYNNGLRPEPVVVLFSLLALCAVERAVATGRLMPAALGLVVAALSVGANPHGLVSVLPYIAALKPLLRLVRLRAKDYGWVAILAPIAACGFIILTVVFADQTWQSVMDATDLRTEIGPSEDWYQELNRYNLLFSPTPDGSLVRRFPVLLVILCLVTCAVMLLRRGRIRGAAVGPSRRLLAITALSFVVLALTPTKWSHHFGMFAALGGALAALTALATSSTVLRSRRNRAAFFSGLMVICAFAATGPNAYWYVSGWGVPWYDKAPSIHGHNASTLLLGVAAIAAVVAFVEHLRLDEKNPQVGEPPSFEQRSRALRLGTAPLSIICALLVLAELATFGKAVQKQASSYSIGLDNVRQLTGQSRGLSDSVYVETDPQDGILTAAKQQPAKAAPGFKVPKNNEDKENADQYMRPTMQGFSRPGLPAGDGSDPEEPDWRPPHQFGTDQAPVWGSYDEAGIGSGELRTQWYDLPEQAANGQAPVVLSMAGVETGANSLTLEFGKETPQGFEVLHRQPVGQEGGPQWRDFRYNVSGDAQGATKMRVVGVDQSVSPNGWLAVSAPRVPQLSKMTDVVGRSPSFVEWTAALVHPSLRIAGIHNGVAEMPKFRVTAGAEVRDIGAGWSSPDAGGPFGWMNVSASVRELPTYMNGDVNRDWGSLYEVDPYQPDALPAEAAMDVRKETHWGFWSPGPLTPTVQLPGDVPSSDDRNDVKNLSGDEGEQSQK